The window GTCAGGGTCGGGCCGCCGAGACGCTGCACGATGTTGAGTGAGGTTGTTGCCATCGGCAGGTCCTGCTTTCTGACGGAAGCGTATGCAGCCGAGATGGAGGGAATGCCGACCGCGCTGAGGCCTATCCCACGCACAAAGAGAGCACACGCGAGCACGGTGAGTACAAGTCCGTGACTGGCCAGCCAGATAAATGGCAGGGTGGCAGCGAAGGCCAGAAGCGCGCCTCCAGCCGATACCCTTCGTATCCCGAACCGCTGCGTCAGGGCTCCTATCCATGGATAGGAACAGATCATCCCCACTCCAAGGGGAGCCAGCAACCAGCCCGTCGCACTCGGTGATTGTCCACAGGCGCGGATTAGATAGATCGGAATCAGCATTTGGCCCGCGAACGAGATTCCGTTCGACATGAACTGCGTGGTGGCGGACGCAGAGAAGGTTTTTCTCTTGAATAGCTTAAGATCGATGAGCGCCTTGTCCCCTTTTCGAATGGCCATCCTGAAGAAGGCCGCAAACAGAACGATCGAAATCAGAAGAGTCGTAAGACCGGTGCGCTTGCCCAGATGATCCGATCCGTACAGGAAGAGCACGAGTCCAGGAGAGAGCAGGGCGAAGCCAGGAAGATCGAGTTCTCTTGACCTGGTCTCTTCGCGATCATTGGGCAGAAAGAGAACCGCCAGGACGATTGCCAATACACCGACCGGCAGGTTGACCAGGAAAAGCCAGCGCCAAGAGGCGTGTTGCAGAATGGCACCAGCGATGACCGGGCCAAGGATCGGCCCCATCAGGATTGGCACAGCCGCGTAGCCCATGAGGCGCGCCATATGCTTTCCGGCAACACGCGCCATCATCATCTGCGTCATCGGAGCCATCAGTCCGCCGCTCATGCCCTGGAGGATGCGAAACGCGATCAGGGAGTTCGCCGACCAGGCCAGCCCGCATAAAGCTGAGGAGAGCGTGAAGACTGAGAAGCACCAGAGGTAGAGAGATTTCGCTCCAATGCGCTCCACCAGCCAGCCGTTGAGCGGGAGCATAAGAGCGAGTGCCAGAAGATAGCCGCTGGTGACCCATTGAATCGCCGTGAGGCTGCTGTGCAGATCCACGGCGAGACTGGAGAGCGATACGTTGACGACGGTTGCATCGAGCTGCGCGAGAAAAGAGCCGAGCACCGCGACGGCCGTGATCTTCCAGACCAATGGGTCGAGCCCGCCGGATTCGTTGGAGGCCTTAGGCAAGGGAGGCCAGGACTTCACTGGTGGTGCGAACGCGGGCCAGACGCGGGAAGATGTTTTCAAAGGCGAAGCGATGGTGTTCGGCGCTTTGGGCGGAGCAAGCATCTTCGACGAGCACAATGGCAAAGCCGAGGCCAGTACCCTGACGCGCGGTGGACTCGACGCCTACATTGGTGGAGATGCCTGTGAGGACGACCGTGTCGATGCCGCGGGATTTAAGCTGCTGCTCGAGGTCGGTTCCGGCGAAGGCGCCCCAGTGGCGCTTAGTGACGAGGATGTCGCCGGTCTGGAAACCAGCGGAAGGAGTGATCTCCGATGCCGCGGCGGGCAGTGGCTTCTCGCCCAGGTTGTGCGGCTGGTCGACGGGAAGATTCATGAAGTCGTTGAGATCGACGCGGACGTAGACGACAGGAGCGCCGTGAGCGCGGAGGGCGTCGGCAAGTTTTTTGGAGTTTTCTACAACCTGTGCGGCCGTATGCGGCATCGGGTTCATGCCCACGATGGCATTCTGCAGGTCGATGAGAACGAGTGAGGTCTTTTTGGGGTCGAGCTGGAGTTCTGCCATGGTTCCTCTTTGTTGAAAATATTTGAAAATCGAGGATTTCCTCGATTTTTCTGAATTTAGAATATGAGGATGCCCTCGATTTCGTCAAATCCCGTTCGCGTCGCACCGCAGCAGGAGCGCTCGACGCGCCGGTTGGCAGGTTTTCTGGACGCAGCTGCGGAACTCTTTGTCGAAGTCGGCTACGAAGCAGCGACTATGACGGCGGTAGCGGAGCGAAGCGGGTCTTCGATCGGCGCGCTCTACAACTACTTTCCGGATAAACAGTCCATCGCATTCACGCTGGTAAATCAATATTCCCAAGAGATTGAGGCGCATTGGAAGCCGTTGATGGAGCAGGCGGAGATACTGACCCATGCGGAGTTCGCCGATCTGTTCATCGAGCGCATCACCCAATTCGTTCGGGAGCGTCCCGCTTATCTGAGTCTGCTTGTCGCGCCAATCCGTTTTCGCCGCGACCCTGCTGCCCGAAAGGCTACCCGCATCGCAATCGCAAATGCCTTTCAGGCCAAGAATCCTTCGCTTTCGAGGGAACAGTCTCTGCTCGCTGCAAACGTCTCTCTCCAGATAGTCCGGGGCATGATGACACTGTATGGGGAAGCAGATTCCAAAGGCAAAGTCCTCGTTGTGTCTGAGTTTAAGAAGTTGCTGACGTTGTATCTGAGAGGCGTCTTGTCCGAGGACGCGGTGCTAGCGAAGTAGAGTCGGCCAGCGTCTACTGAGGAGTTCGCTACCGATCCAGGATGTCTGCTGGTACCAACAAGGCGAGTCGCTACTCAGGAGTTCACGTTGACCTGTCGGTGTAACCGGCCAACTTCCGGATAGCCGGTTTCACGTCCAGGTGGATCGGATTTGTAAACACTCGCCGACATCCCGGCACTAATCTGGGTCAGTGAGCGCATCGGTGATAATGTGTAAATCCAGGAACATTCCAGTCGATGCGAGGTTTCGCAATTTCGATTTCATAATCGTTGGGCCGCAACGAAAGCAGGTACCGTCGCGGAACTTTCGAAATGCTTCGCTGATACGCTGATACGCGTGCGCAATTCGATGATCGGGAAGTCGTCTATTCGGAAAATGGTGCATTCGCGACGACATCGGCAAAGTTGGGGGATGTGTACCCCTTGACATATCGAACGCCGAAATCCCGAACGATGTTGTCAAAGGTGGACTCCGGCTTCCGACGAGCGATGTTGCAAAGGCACTCTTTGAGTCCGTTCTTAAGTGCCAGGCGCGGAAATTCGGCTAGGATCGCGCCTTGTTTGTCCTGCGGAATTCGATCAAGGCCTGCCCCGCAGAACATCCGCCGTTATTCCCGAATGGGTCATAGCCACTTCGGGCTCTTTGTGAAGAGCGATAGATCGTGTGGTATGAAGCGCGATGGCATCCCAAACAACTTGCATTTGCTGCGTCGAGATGCCTCGCCCTTTCAGAAACGAGCGCGCAGCATTGGCGCCATCCACCTCGAAACGATCTTCCGCCGTATAGCGGTCAGTCAAGCCCAGATCGTGCAGAATCGTGGCAACTGCCAACAACTCGGCATCCGGAGCACGTTCAGCGTTTTCTGAAAGCAATACGCCGAATAGCCAGGAGCGCATCGCATGGTTGAAGAGAAATGGCTCTGACGCGCTCCGTGACAGAGCAATCGCATCGCGAACCAGAACTGTGTCGGGTACTTTGATTCCTGCTAAAACCATTCCCTGCCTCTCTCGCTTTCATATAGTCCGTGGCCGGCGATTGGCTTAATCCGCCGTTCAGTTCGTGCACAGATCAGTTATCGCGCCGACCGATGATGAAGACGTATGCTCCTTCCGCTACGAAGCGTTTCGCGGTAGCAAGACCAAACCGCTTGTCCCACCAGTGACGAGTGCGATCTTTCCTTCCAGCTTGCAGCCATTTTCTCGTCGGTCGTCATTCTTTGCCTCTTTCAACCATGTCGTCACCGCCAATCCGTTCGAGCTTTCTCTTCTTGCCGCTCCCTAGACAGGCCGAGTGCACCAAACCAAAGTGGGAAGCGTATCGATGACCTGCCTGAGATTATCCTCCGACTTTTGGGAATCGACCGAGAGCATACGTCCTGCCTCTCACCGAATTAGAATTTGCCGTTGCTATTCTTCCATTGATCGCGAGGTGGGATCGCTTCGAGTGTGTCCCAGTGTTCAGCGATCTTGCCGCTTTCAATGCGGAATAGATCGTAGATGGCGGTGGGCACGCCACCAAACGTAGCCTCAGCAACGACAAGGACGAAATTACCTTCGCCAAGCACCATATGCAGACGGTTGTAGACGACTGCCTGCCCCTTGGCGGCAAGAGACTGTAGACCGGCAATCAGTCCCGGGATGGTGTCGGCGACCCATGGGTTGTGCTGAATGTATGCGATTCCGTTGAAGTAGCTCGGAAAGGTCTCGCGACGGCCTGCGAGAAGGTCGTCCATGTAGCGTTGCATGAGCGCCTTATTCGCCTGTGTCCGGTCGAGATCGGACACCGCGGTGGGGCCATCGATCATCGTGTGGCCACTGGGGCTGAGTTCGGTCGCGGTCTCCTGCAAATTGTCCCAATGCTCGACGATCAGGCCATCTTCGAAGCGAAAGATGTCGAAGCCAATCTTCGGCCCGAAGAAGTTGTACTCGGTATGAGCGAAGACATAATCGCCGTCTTCAAAGACACGGATGGTGTTGACCGATGCATCGGGCGGCAGGTTCTGAATCAGGGCGGCTACACCTTCAGGGCCAGGTCCCACCTGCAGGTTGTGCTGGATGTACTTGTTCGGGTTGACATACGCGAACGGGACTGGATTTTTAGTCTCAAGCGACTTCAAGAGATCTACGACCTGCTGTTTACGGGTAGGGGGCATGGGTCCTCCAAGGACAAGTTCGCTCTCTGAAATAGTGGACCATTTGGTCCTTTATATGCAAGCCCTCAAGTGAACTGACCGATAATATTGCAATGGGACGACGAAAACTGTTCACCCGAGAAGATGTCCTCGACAAAGCGATCGCCATCTTCTGGAAGCACGGCTTCGCTGAGACGAGTGTTCAGGACCTTGAACGGGCCACCGGTGTGCGCAAATCGGGCTTGTATGCGGAATTCAAGGACAAAGAAGATCTGTTTGTGCAGAGTATGCGCAGGTATTTCGACGTTCTGATGGCACGCGGACACCTGACGAAACAGCCTCTGGGTTGGACCAACGTTGAGAGTTTTCTCAAGGTCTGCTATGGGAGTTGGGGACAGAAGGGCTGCTTCTCGGTGAACTCTATGCGCGAGTTCGCAGACCTTCCCCCAAAAGCCCGCCAGATCATGGTCGCGAGCGTAATGAAAGCCCATCAGCTGCTCATCGACAATCTAGCTGCAGCGCGTGGAGTTTGTGATGATAATGATTCTCTCGCTGGCTTGATCATCACGTTCTTTAGCGGAATTTGCCTAGAGCAGAATTTCGGTCCCGACCAGGCGAGAATTACGAACAAGATCGACGCCTTCATGCGGTTGATTCGCGGGATGTGATTGATCGTACCGAGTGGCGTTCCGCTCGTGCTTACTTCGGAAACGAGTCGCCGAACTGATCGCCAATCCGCGCCTTGCAACTACGGGCTGATGTCCGCCGCTACGTCACTCCGTCTCAAAATCGGTGGAGACACTGAGTTCCTTCCATATTCGTGCTTCCTCTAATCGCGCAAGATCGTTCTTCTCTACCACAGCGTACGCATCGCTGCCGAGCAACAGCCGCAACGGAGGGTTTCGCTCCCGCGTCAGCTGGATGATCGCCTGAGCCGCCTTTTTCGGATCACCAGGCTGCTTCCCGTTGTAATTGCGCTGAAATCTTGCGGTAGCTCCAACAGTCGAGTCGTATGCGGGATGACCTTCGCTCAGTTCGGAGGAACTCCCCGCGAAGTCCGTACGGAACCCACCGGGTTCAACAATTGTGACCTTGATGCCGAGTGGTGCTACTTCGCGCGACAGCACTTCAGAGAAGCCTTCGACACCCCATTTCGCCGCCGAATAAGGCCCACGTCCCGGAGGGCCGATCCTTCCGCCCACCGACGAAAACTGAATGAAGTGGCCTGTTTTCTTTTCGCGAAAATACGTAAGAGCTGCCTTGGTCACAATAATCGTTCCGAAGAGATTTGTTTCGATCTGTGCCCGGAATTCCGATAGAGGCGTGTCTTCGATGGACGAAAGATTGCCGTATCCCGCATTGTTGATGACCACATCCAGCGAGCCAAATAGATCGATCGCCGACATTACCGCGTTTGCTGCTGCTGCTTCGTCGGTAACATCCAACGCGAAGAGCTTGACCTGATCACCATATCGTTCCGACAGATCAGCCAGCGACTCAATGCCCCGAGCTGTCGCCAACACCTTATTGCCCGCAGCAAGTCCCGCTTCAACAATTGCGCGACCCAGACCGCGAGAGCTGCCGGTGACTAACCATACCTGCGCCATTCATCCTCCTTTATCGAAGCCAACCACCCGGATATTCTGGAGAAGCTTCTCAAACTCAGGATTGGATGCGCGATGGGTATACGAACGGACTTGTTAGTTACGGAGGAAATCGCCGAATCTTCAGATCTCAGGGCGACTCCCTTCGAGTTCGAGAGAGCCAAGAGGGTTGAGGCGGCGCTCTCCATTCTCGAAGGCAAATGGAAGATCGTGATTCTGAACCGGCTCTTCGCGCGCCCGGTCTGGCGATTCTCTGAGCTTGAACGCGCCGTCCCCGGCATTTCACAACGTATGCTGTCGCAACAGCTGCGTCTCCTTGAGAAGTGCGAGTTGGTGAAGCGAACCGTTCATCCTCAATTTCCACCAAAGGTGGAATATGAACTCACCGAGTTTGGGAAAACGCTCTGTCCGGCGATGAAGACGCTCGTCGATTGGGCGATGACCTTCCCCAAGACCCGCGAAACGTCCCGGTATTAACCGAGAAAGGCTCGAAAAGCCTTTTAGTGTTTTGAGCTCGTGATTAGGGGAAGGTGCAGGAGGAGGCACTTGACACCTGCCGAGCCACCGGCGAGCGAGAGATGAACTTTATTGAAGAGGACCTTTCTATCGCTCTCTCCCCTACCGTTCACTTTCGGTAAGCGGAAATAATCTAGGACAAACTGGAAACCCCGGTTTCTTTCCAATCGGTTCTCCGCTGCGACGGCGTGGTTCCCTCCCAGTTGCGAAAGGCACGATAGAAGGAGTTTGTATCTTCGTAACCCAACTGGAAAGCCACTTCATTGATTTGTACTCCAGGCTGGGCCAAGTATTTTCTCACGAGTTCCTGGCGTATCCCCAGTAGAAGATCCCGGAACGTTGTCCCTTCCTCGACAATGCGGCGCTGTAGGGTCCGAACGCTCAATCCGAGTTCGCGCGCAACATCCGTGATGTCAGGCCGGCCGCCGGCGAGCATTTGCCTCAACAGCCATTTCACCTGCTCGCTCGCGGATGTTTCCGCGCGACATCCTCTCGTCTTCTTCTCAAGGGCACTTTGTACCATCTCCAGGAGTTCGGCATTGTAGGTTACAAACGGGCGATCCAAATCCTGTCTGTCAAACACGATCGCATTGCGCGATGCACGGAAATTGATCGGGCAATTGAAGTACTCCTCGTGTGCACTTCCGCGCTCTCGCTGCTGTGTCAAATCGATCCGTTTGGGCCTTATAGAAAATTGGGCTCCCCTGCGTCCCAATTCGACAAGAAGAGCCAAGCCCGCATCGACCAACAGTCGTGGCTCTTCCTCAATGGCGTACGGCCATTTTTTCAAAATCACGCATTCGTCTCTTCGCTCCTGAATACGCATATCCGCCGGCGCGCAGAGTTGATGGAATCGTGCCTGCCGGGTAAGCGCGTCTCGATAATCGCGAGCATGGTACGACGCCAGGTTCGCCAGCGGGAGTGCCGCAAAATCAACCTGTGCGGCAAAATTTAAGCCAAAAGCAGGATCCGGACACATTTCACCGATGCTTCGCCAGAGAGCAAAGAACTGCGCCGTAGTAAGAAGGTATGTCTCGTCTTCGTAAGCGACGAGGGGAAGATGCGCGTGGCGCAACGCCGCCGCGGGTACAAGATCGTATTTCTGAAGCCATGTCCAGAACTGTCGGGGCACTTTGATGCGATCGGGTGTCGAACAGGCCATTTCAAACTCGCACAATGCAAAGCATTTATGGCGTAGCCCGAACTCAATTGAGAGCTCAGTCCGCAGACCTCATTGTTGCCCTCCAGGGTGCCTTTGTCACTAGCAAAGTGTGCCAAACTTCTTGCCAATTATGCCATCGGTCCCGCAACAAACACCACGTTAGTTTGGCAGCTTTGGCAAGAGTTTCGGCGTGGATCGCTAGTTACGAGTGCAGACGATTTCGGCACAATCAATCTCACCCGACGAATCCCTGACCGCGCAACAGTTAGGCGTCGTGAGGACCATCCACCGGTGAAAGCACCACGCTCTCACAGAATCGAAGGCTGGATTTCGAACTACTCAAAGCAAGTATTGAAAGGAGATTCAAATGCACAGTTCAAGCAACCTGCTTGTGTTGGGTGCAACGGGCCAAGTAGGAAAACTTGTCGCCAAAAACTTAAAACGCCGTGGAGCAAGCTTTTCGGTTGGGTCGCGAAAGAGAGGGAATCTGGAAGAGCTTGCAGATCAATTTGGGACCTCGCGGTTCATCGATCTCGATGATCCTCGAACTTTCGACGAGGCTTTGGAGAACATCACAGGCATTTTTCTAATAACTGGTTATACCGTCGACATGCTAGTGCAGAGCAAATCACTTATCGATGCGGCAAAACGCAACGGTGTAAAACATGTCGTGCACCTGGGCGCATTCACGCGAGACCATGACGCCTATGCTACGGTTTTCGCCTGGCATCAGATGATTGAAACCTATCTTCGCGAGAGCGGCGTTGCGTGGACGAATTTACATCCAAACATGTTCATGCAGAATTTGCTGACATATCACGCCGTCACAGGCGCTTTGTTCAACGCATACACCTCCAAAGCTCTTGGCTACACCGCGTTGGAAGATGTGGCAGAGTCTGCTGCCGTAATTCTCCTGGAAGGGCCGGAGAGACACAGCGAAAAGGATTATTGGTTTTCAGCGGACTCACTTACTCCGGAGCAAGTGGCTGAAACTCTAACTGTGGCGACCGGTCGTACATTCACGTCAGCAGTTCGTGGTGATGGAAGCTTCCAAAGGGATGCGGCACAGTCCGGTTCAGTATTCGAAAACGCGTATGCAAAGGGAGGGCTCGAATTCTTCCGCTACGTCGAGGACGGAAGAATGGCTTACGCTGGAAGCGTAAAAGACGATACAAAGCAAATTCTAGGTCGCGAGCCATTTTTGCTGAAGGAATGGGCAAAACTACACGCCAACGAGTTACTGGAGATTGCGGGTAGCTGACGCAGTGGGCTGTCTCGCTTTACTTGAAACGGACCGTGGAATCGCGTTAGGAGGCCTCCGGTCAAACAACGTCAGTACCCAGCACTATTCCTCCGATCTTGCTCACCGCGGGTCCAAGACTGTCGAAAGAGAGCCAAAGAACACAAGAAGGTTGGAATATGACTCAAAATGAACTTTACGGCGTCCGACCATCATCCCCACATCTCGCCCCCCCTTGCCTCGGGGGAGCGAGATGCCGAGTCACGCCTCCTCATCGCTAGCATTGGCCCCAGCGTCACTGACAACACCTTCGACACGCTGATACGTCATCCCGACCTCCTCCGCCAATGGATGCCCTTCACTGTCGCTCTGGCAGTCACCGGGGGTGATCTCGCCCCATCTTCGGGAGATTGCCATCCTCCGCACGGACTGGCTGTGCCGAGCCGAGTACGAGCGGAGATAGACGGCTAACCGGAACTTATCCACTTGGCCGAATAGTCGGCTTTCCGGACAAGTGATCCTCTCGTTCAACTGTTACTAACAGATCAATGCGTCCATCGAGGAACCATCGATTCGTGTTCGGGTTTGATGGTCAGCTAACGCACCTTACTCCCCTGAGTTCGAACCGGACATCGTCCTGAGCGAACCGCAAAAACCTGTGGGTTCTGCAATACAAATCATCGTTGAATCACTGTCAAACTTACGTCGTCGCAAAGCGAACTACCGTTCGCGAAGTCCTGTAGGGTGGCGAGGAGCATCATGAGTGTGGCCTGAGCGGATGACGAATCAGCGTGTCGTAATGCCGCAAGTATCCGATCCAACCCGAACTCTTCCTCTGAAGTGTTGCGGCATTCAAGAACACCATCGGAGTATGCGACAAGCGTGTCTCCGGGTTCGAGATTCAGTTCGCCCAACTCGAACTCCGCACCTTCGATAGCGCCCAGCAATGGGCCGCCTCTCTCGAGCAGATCTGCCCGACCATCCGCGCGGAGCAATATTGGCGGGCAATGTCCGGCATTACAGTAGCTAAGTTCTCCAAGATGGCAGTTAATCTGCGCGAGAAATACCGTGGCGAACGGCGCAACCGGCCGTAGACAGCAGAGGTGGCGGTTGATTTCCGAGGCGATCCTCGCCGGGTCAGAATAAGGACGGCCGTAACGTTGCAAGAGGCCTGCTAGATTGGTGAACCACATGCCAGCCGCAATACCCTTTCCGGCAATGTCACCGTGGGCCATAAGAACCTTGGAACCGTTTTTCAGGAACGTCGTGAAATCCCCGGAGAGAAAGCGCGCCGCGAAGACCTCGCTTGCGAACTGTAAACTGCCGTGGCGAAACTCACGCGGGCCGCTTAGTTTGCGCTGGATCTGTGCGGCCTCAAACAGTTCTGAATGGAAATCAAGTTTCTCTCGCAGAAGGGAGTCAACCTCGTCCCGCAATGGCACACTCGATGGCCGCGGCGGCATCGACGCCACGATCGAGGATCGGCCCGCGCCGTTAGTCCGGAATTTGCCTTCGGCTCTTGGTAGTACTCCCCTGTCGCTCATCATTCACCCTCTTAGATTCCCATCGTTGCTCTAGCCGACGAACCGATAACCTGTTCCATGCACTGTCAGGAAATACTGTGGTTGTTCGGGATCAGGCTCGAGTTTTTGGCGCAGACGTACCAGGTGTGTATCCACCGTCCGGGTAGTCGGAAAATGCTCGTATCCCCAAACCTCTTCCAGAAGGCGATCGCGACTAAGCGTTTCGCCGGAATGACAGATGAAATACTTCAACAGCTCGAATTCTTTGGACGAAACCTCGAGAGCTTTGCCTGATCTGAGCACTCGCTGACGGCGCAGATCGACTTCCACGTCACCGAAGGAATGTTGATCCAGGTGCTTGGGAACGACGGCTGTGCGTCGCAGCACGGCCTTCACTCGCGCTAGCAACTCGCGGATTGAGAACGGCTTGGTCACATAGTCGTCGGCGCCGAGTTCGAGGCCCACCACTTTGTCCAGTTCCTGGCCGCGGGCAGTCAGCATGATGATCGGGATGGAACCGCGTTGAGCGCGTAACTGCTTGCATACTTCCAGTCCGCTCATCCGAGGCATCATGACATCCAGGACCACAAGGTCGGGAGACTCCTCAAGAGCTCGTCTAAGACCTTCGATCCCATCGCCCGCTGTAATCACTTCGTAGCCGTCGAACTCGAAATTGTCTCGAAGTCCCGCCACCATATTGGGCTCGTCCTCCACGACAAGAATTTTCGCTGGCCTCGGTGCTTCAGTTATCTTCGCCTTCTCTCGCTGTCTCATGCCGATGTCCCTTTCGCCTGCTGAACCTTTGGAGTCTGCACCGGCAGAGTAATGATGAACTTGCTGCCGTGACCGGGCTCGCTTTCAACCGCAACTTCACCTCCATGCGCCTGCACGATGTGGCGCACGAGAGAGAGCCCCAGTCCGCTTCCCTTGGTGTTATGCACCAGCGGATCGCACACTCGATAGAACTTCTCGAAGACTTTGGGCTGTTCCTTTGCGGGAATGCCGATTCCATGATCGACCACCTCAAGGTTGACGCCGCCATTGTGCCGGTAGAGGTTTACCCCAAGGTATTTCTCAGTCGTCGAGTACTTCACCGCGTTGTTCACCAGATTCAGGAGCGAACGCGCAATCGCTTCGCGATCCACCCACACTTGTGGTAGATCGCTATCGATCTTCTGCTCGAACTGGAACCCGTTTTGCTCGATTTCGAAACGATAAGATTCCAGCGTGCCCCGCACCAGATCGGCTACATCGGTTTCGCGGAAGCTGTATTCTTTCTTGCCCGACTCGATACGCGAGAAGTCCAGAATATTGTTGATCAGCGAAGTCAACCGTTCACTCTCTTTGCGAATGATCTCGTAATATTCTTGACGCTTTCCTGGGTTGGATATGCGTCCCAGTTCAAGCGTCTCTGCGTAAAGGCGGATGAGCGCCAGAGGCGTTCTCAGCTCGTGCGAGACATTAGAGACAAAATCTGACTTCAGCTTCGCCAGTGCAAGCTCGCGGGCAATGTTTCGGTAGGCAAGTAGCATTCCCCCACCCATCAGCAGCGAAAGCGCTCCGAGAATAATGTAGGCGGTCCTCGCAAACTGGTTGCTGATGTTCGCAATCGTGGTCCCGCGCAGCTTAATTCCCAGAATCAGTCCCGGGAACACACTTTCAAAACTACGCTCTACTTCAGGCGAACCTCCATCCCAACAGATAGAAGCAGCCAAAGGTGTGTGATCCTTTGCAGTCCGTACCATGATCACTGGTTGAGAATGGGATGTATCATTTGCGTTCTGATT is drawn from Acidicapsa acidisoli and contains these coding sequences:
- a CDS encoding nuclear transport factor 2 family protein, translated to MPPTRKQQVVDLLKSLETKNPVPFAYVNPNKYIQHNLQVGPGPEGVAALIQNLPPDASVNTIRVFEDGDYVFAHTEYNFFGPKIGFDIFRFEDGLIVEHWDNLQETATELSPSGHTMIDGPTAVSDLDRTQANKALMQRYMDDLLAGRRETFPSYFNGIAYIQHNPWVADTIPGLIAGLQSLAAKGQAVVYNRLHMVLGEGNFVLVVAEATFGGVPTAIYDLFRIESGKIAEHWDTLEAIPPRDQWKNSNGKF
- a CDS encoding winged helix-turn-helix transcriptional regulator: MGIRTDLLVTEEIAESSDLRATPFEFERAKRVEAALSILEGKWKIVILNRLFARPVWRFSELERAVPGISQRMLSQQLRLLEKCELVKRTVHPQFPPKVEYELTEFGKTLCPAMKTLVDWAMTFPKTRETSRY
- a CDS encoding TetR/AcrR family transcriptional regulator; its protein translation is MPSISSNPVRVAPQQERSTRRLAGFLDAAAELFVEVGYEAATMTAVAERSGSSIGALYNYFPDKQSIAFTLVNQYSQEIEAHWKPLMEQAEILTHAEFADLFIERITQFVRERPAYLSLLVAPIRFRRDPAARKATRIAIANAFQAKNPSLSREQSLLAANVSLQIVRGMMTLYGEADSKGKVLVVSEFKKLLTLYLRGVLSEDAVLAK
- a CDS encoding TetR/AcrR family transcriptional regulator codes for the protein MGRRKLFTREDVLDKAIAIFWKHGFAETSVQDLERATGVRKSGLYAEFKDKEDLFVQSMRRYFDVLMARGHLTKQPLGWTNVESFLKVCYGSWGQKGCFSVNSMREFADLPPKARQIMVASVMKAHQLLIDNLAAARGVCDDNDSLAGLIITFFSGICLEQNFGPDQARITNKIDAFMRLIRGM
- a CDS encoding DHA2 family efflux MFS transporter permease subunit, whose translation is MPKASNESGGLDPLVWKITAVAVLGSFLAQLDATVVNVSLSSLAVDLHSSLTAIQWVTSGYLLALALMLPLNGWLVERIGAKSLYLWCFSVFTLSSALCGLAWSANSLIAFRILQGMSGGLMAPMTQMMMARVAGKHMARLMGYAAVPILMGPILGPVIAGAILQHASWRWLFLVNLPVGVLAIVLAVLFLPNDREETRSRELDLPGFALLSPGLVLFLYGSDHLGKRTGLTTLLISIVLFAAFFRMAIRKGDKALIDLKLFKRKTFSASATTQFMSNGISFAGQMLIPIYLIRACGQSPSATGWLLAPLGVGMICSYPWIGALTQRFGIRRVSAGGALLAFAATLPFIWLASHGLVLTVLACALFVRGIGLSAVGIPSISAAYASVRKQDLPMATTSLNIVQRLGGPTLTTLCATFLGWRLGLAESSVSPSNAFTDAFRLLCGLHAFLFATALRLPLSLDKGTEGHLPEESPALLEMMSD
- a CDS encoding NmrA family NAD(P)-binding protein, translating into MHSSSNLLVLGATGQVGKLVAKNLKRRGASFSVGSRKRGNLEELADQFGTSRFIDLDDPRTFDEALENITGIFLITGYTVDMLVQSKSLIDAAKRNGVKHVVHLGAFTRDHDAYATVFAWHQMIETYLRESGVAWTNLHPNMFMQNLLTYHAVTGALFNAYTSKALGYTALEDVAESAAVILLEGPERHSEKDYWFSADSLTPEQVAETLTVATGRTFTSAVRGDGSFQRDAAQSGSVFENAYAKGGLEFFRYVEDGRMAYAGSVKDDTKQILGREPFLLKEWAKLHANELLEIAGS
- a CDS encoding HD domain-containing protein, coding for MVLAGIKVPDTVLVRDAIALSRSASEPFLFNHAMRSWLFGVLLSENAERAPDAELLAVATILHDLGLTDRYTAEDRFEVDGANAARSFLKGRGISTQQMQVVWDAIALHTTRSIALHKEPEVAMTHSGITADVLRGRP
- a CDS encoding hydrolase: MAELQLDPKKTSLVLIDLQNAIVGMNPMPHTAAQVVENSKKLADALRAHGAPVVYVRVDLNDFMNLPVDQPHNLGEKPLPAAASEITPSAGFQTGDILVTKRHWGAFAGTDLEQQLKSRGIDTVVLTGISTNVGVESTARQGTGLGFAIVLVEDACSAQSAEHHRFAFENIFPRLARVRTTSEVLASLA
- a CDS encoding oxidoreductase, which translates into the protein MAQVWLVTGSSRGLGRAIVEAGLAAGNKVLATARGIESLADLSERYGDQVKLFALDVTDEAAAANAVMSAIDLFGSLDVVINNAGYGNLSSIEDTPLSEFRAQIETNLFGTIIVTKAALTYFREKKTGHFIQFSSVGGRIGPPGRGPYSAAKWGVEGFSEVLSREVAPLGIKVTIVEPGGFRTDFAGSSSELSEGHPAYDSTVGATARFQRNYNGKQPGDPKKAAQAIIQLTRERNPPLRLLLGSDAYAVVEKNDLARLEEARIWKELSVSTDFETE
- a CDS encoding AraC family transcriptional regulator, with the protein product MACSTPDRIKVPRQFWTWLQKYDLVPAAALRHAHLPLVAYEDETYLLTTAQFFALWRSIGEMCPDPAFGLNFAAQVDFAALPLANLASYHARDYRDALTRQARFHQLCAPADMRIQERRDECVILKKWPYAIEEEPRLLVDAGLALLVELGRRGAQFSIRPKRIDLTQQRERGSAHEEYFNCPINFRASRNAIVFDRQDLDRPFVTYNAELLEMVQSALEKKTRGCRAETSASEQVKWLLRQMLAGGRPDITDVARELGLSVRTLQRRIVEEGTTFRDLLLGIRQELVRKYLAQPGVQINEVAFQLGYEDTNSFYRAFRNWEGTTPSQRRTDWKETGVSSLS
- a CDS encoding PP2C family protein-serine/threonine phosphatase — protein: MMSDRGVLPRAEGKFRTNGAGRSSIVASMPPRPSSVPLRDEVDSLLREKLDFHSELFEAAQIQRKLSGPREFRHGSLQFASEVFAARFLSGDFTTFLKNGSKVLMAHGDIAGKGIAAGMWFTNLAGLLQRYGRPYSDPARIASEINRHLCCLRPVAPFATVFLAQINCHLGELSYCNAGHCPPILLRADGRADLLERGGPLLGAIEGAEFELGELNLEPGDTLVAYSDGVLECRNTSEEEFGLDRILAALRHADSSSAQATLMMLLATLQDFANGSSLCDDVSLTVIQR